Proteins encoded within one genomic window of Couchioplanes caeruleus:
- a CDS encoding acyl carrier protein: protein MTDERTVMIAEKVHAIWCRELQRNDLAFDDDFFALGGQSVIMAKIQRAFMVELGVEVPVDQLFRNPTVASVSAYIESLQPVAR from the coding sequence ATGACCGACGAAAGGACTGTGATGATTGCCGAAAAGGTGCACGCCATCTGGTGCCGCGAGCTGCAGCGCAATGACCTGGCGTTCGACGACGACTTCTTCGCGCTGGGCGGCCAGTCGGTGATAATGGCGAAGATTCAGCGCGCCTTCATGGTGGAACTGGGCGTCGAGGTGCCAGTGGACCAGCTTTTCCGGAACCCCACTGTGGCGTCCGTCTCCGCGTACATCGAATCACTGCAGCCGGTAGCTCGGTAG
- a CDS encoding NAD(P)/FAD-dependent oxidoreductase: MYDVIVIGARCAGSPTAMLFARQGYRVLLLEKANFPQDTLSSHYLHMQGVALLNRWGLLDKLRATDAQPITRQVYEAAGVRVEGFSLPMDGLRTTYAPRRFVLDPLLAEGAVEAGVDFRQGCAVNDLVYEDDRVVGVKYTTPGGVQATERARLVVGADGMRSLVARKVGAPNVIEHARLTCVYYSYWAGVPADFELYERPGRWIGVLPTNNDLTLLMTYFPQADFNEVRKGIEPFYLETFRTTAPELWERMQSGERVEQLYGTGHQENYFRKAYGSGWVLVGDAVNHKDSITARGITEAFVQAQTLTDYIGDRLHDDRALSTALRRYENNLSNEALNHYQGALNVAELKPEGRTDMLRKLVGHQEYIDRYFSTLSGAIAIDDFYNEELLTLLDQS, from the coding sequence ATGTACGACGTCATTGTCATAGGTGCCCGTTGTGCGGGTTCGCCGACGGCCATGCTATTCGCGCGGCAGGGATACCGAGTCCTGCTCCTGGAGAAAGCAAACTTCCCGCAGGACACGCTCTCCTCGCATTACTTGCACATGCAGGGCGTGGCGCTGCTTAACCGGTGGGGGCTGCTGGACAAGCTGCGCGCCACCGACGCGCAGCCCATCACCCGCCAGGTGTACGAGGCGGCCGGGGTCCGCGTCGAGGGGTTCTCCCTGCCGATGGATGGGCTGCGGACCACGTACGCCCCTCGGCGGTTCGTGCTCGACCCCCTGCTCGCGGAGGGCGCCGTGGAGGCCGGCGTCGACTTCCGGCAGGGTTGCGCGGTCAACGACCTGGTGTACGAGGACGACCGGGTCGTCGGAGTGAAGTACACGACGCCCGGCGGTGTGCAGGCGACCGAGCGTGCCCGCCTGGTGGTCGGCGCGGACGGCATGCGCTCGCTGGTCGCCCGCAAGGTCGGCGCGCCGAACGTCATCGAGCATGCGCGGCTCACCTGTGTCTACTACAGCTACTGGGCCGGGGTGCCGGCCGACTTCGAGCTGTACGAGCGGCCGGGGCGATGGATCGGCGTCCTGCCCACCAACAATGACCTCACCCTGCTCATGACGTACTTCCCGCAGGCCGACTTCAACGAGGTCCGCAAGGGGATCGAGCCCTTCTACCTCGAGACCTTTCGCACGACGGCACCCGAGCTTTGGGAGCGGATGCAGTCCGGTGAGCGCGTGGAGCAGCTCTACGGCACCGGACACCAGGAGAACTACTTCCGTAAGGCATACGGGTCCGGCTGGGTACTGGTGGGCGACGCGGTCAACCACAAGGACTCCATCACCGCTCGCGGCATCACCGAGGCTTTCGTCCAGGCGCAGACGCTCACCGATTACATCGGGGACCGGCTGCACGACGACCGCGCGCTCAGCACGGCGCTACGGCGTTACGAGAACAACCTGAGCAATGAGGCCCTCAACCATTACCAAGGTGCCCTCAACGTGGCTGAGCTCAAGCCCGAGGGGCGGACCGACATGCTCCGGAAGTTGGTCGGTCATCAGGAGTACATCGACCGATACTTCTCGACTCTGTCGGGAGCGATTGCCATCGACGACTTCTACAACGAGGAACTCCTGACCCTGCTCGACCAGAGCTGA